A region of the Siniperca chuatsi isolate FFG_IHB_CAS linkage group LG23, ASM2008510v1, whole genome shotgun sequence genome:
CTCCATGTCCAGGGTGCAGCAGTGGGCTGTATCCTTTGGCAAAGAGATAGCTGCCCTGTCCGCCAGATACTCTGGAGCCAAACTGCTACAGAAGGTAAGAgatcacacacaaatgcatacgGACACAttaacaaatacagacacacagaaatacacacacatgctgttagACAGACACATgaatacacatatgcacatgccaaaaacagctgcagacacacatactgtacatatatacacaaaattCTAATATTTTCCAAGGCATCtcaatttcatgtgtttttagatGAATTAAGTTACATCATATTGTGTTTCAGTAATTTCCCATTTCAGACAAATCAGTGACGGGGgggatggttgtggtagggatttAATCCCTTTGATTGATCATCCCTAGCATACAATATATGGCCATAACAGAGAATGTATACATCCCAGTCTCAATATATTAGCAGCTATCTAAAGTTACAGAATACAGTTGGACCTCACAATGATGGCTGATCACAGTCATTTTGCAGAGTATGTCTCTGCAATGCACTTTACAGTAATACAGTTAGTTGGATATAGAACACATGACATCATCACATCAGACTGAAACGGGCGGGgtctccccctcccctctgctTCATCGGTCAATAGGAACAAGACTGACTGGCATACAGTTGCTGTACAACATCTGCACATGGCCCAGAGACCAATGTGATGACACACTTTATTCAAAAGCACATAAATACActaatacacatacacacattatttgtttgcttgtttaatTCTACAACATGACTTTTAAAACTGTTATTGTGCTTTAcgaatacatacagtaaaatgtcctgctgaTATACTGTAGCCCATTGAACTGAGTTGAATGTGACTGAattgtgttcatttttgtgTGACTCAAGAAGAGTttatatttgtgtctgtgttttgttgtgtgtgtgtgtgtgtgtgtgtgtgtgtgtgtgtgtgtgtgtgtgtgtgtgtgtgtcgtttaGTAATTAGGATGTGCGGTCTTCCTCTGCATGCCACCCTGTAGAATGGCTAGCAGGCCCATGCACcatctgccacacacacacaaacacacacacgcggtGTGTTCACAGAGACATGCAACTACTGACCATCTCCCTCTACAgtgcatacatatatttatatatatctttatttttgttttaccaCGCAATTTTCTGATGTACAGCACGAAACATCCACCAATGTAGCTGCACAAATAACTAACTTCCACAGATTtcttccaaaacaaacagagcactgtgtgtttgttgtttgtgccTGTATTGTAGAATGGATTAACCTCAGATAACCTCAATGTTTAGTTGGAAGAAAACTATTTTCGAGAGTGAGCACCACGCAGGATGTAAAAAACTGACTAACTTGATCAAGCAGCCCAAAAACAGTTGCAGTAAAAGTGACAGTATTGTAGTAGGAATTGCAGTTGTcatagtagtagcagtagaacCAGTTGCTGTGGTAACAGTATCAGTAATTTCTCCTAGTTGCATACttaatctttttatttcaaaaagcaCCCAGTGCCGTAGTTTAATCTCAGCAACAAGAAGCCATTAATCACTCACCTCTGTCTAATCGATGGCTTTCTCGTTATCTGTGGAACATTTACTGACTCTGTCTTCTTGCCTGAGTAAACTGAATAGGATAGGATAGGAGTGCttgataattaaaacaaatgttgtcGCTTTACTTTTGTTGGAAAGGGGTTTTTATGGTTATTTGCAGTAGGCTCTTTATCatcactttttttcattttatatgtctgtctctcttatCTGTCTAATTCAGGCTTTCTCTCCCCTGTAAAGGAAATTGAAAAGATCATCTGTAAGAGGGAAAATGTATTACATCTTAGTTTGAACGACAAACTGggcatttagtttttttcccacAATTTTCTAAGTTGTCAGGCTAACACAATATGTAACTGACATGCTAAAGGGCCTTTCCCCACTTGTTTGGGACTCTGGGAACTGGGGATTAACAAGTCTATTTTCTCAACAAATTTTGATAACCTATATCACAGTGTTAAGGGAGGGTAATTATCTTACTGAAGGTAATAGAAAATGAGTCcatcaccaaaacaaacatttactagAAATCTGTCAACAAAACTAATGCTTTTATCATCAGTGCAGGAAATTAACCTTTAAGTCCCCAGGCAACAACAGCACAGGATCCCTTAGATTACATTGATGTGGCTGCTTTAATTTAATAGAATGGTGAACAAACCCACTAGCCAATAGCAgccagaaaaatacatttagttCAATGAGATTGATGAAGTATTCTCTGTGTATAAACACCTAATTCTGAAAACTAAATGGGTTTCCATTTCCTTGAGACTTGGTCTGTTCAGTTTGAattagaaacaaacacattgtgtTGAGGATCAATTTCTTTCCAAGTTCTTTGGTGATTTTGCACTGACCAAAGTGATTTTACTGAAAGTGATCCTACACCAGCATAATGGCCACGGAGAAATATGTTGAAGTTTTGGTTATTTGACTGGAGAAACAAAAGATTAagaaaaaattgtattttcgaATGATCTTTTAAAGCTCATTAAAAGAGTTAATAGGTCATTGTTACCATGTAGTATTATTGTACAATGTATTTGCATCAATGTGAAAATAAgactttttaaatttagttttattcatttatttaaatattgattcatcattttgacaaaacCGTTGTCAATATTAGGATCTTTGCTGCCTTCAATGTCAACTTTAATGAAGTGAATTATATGTGAATTATAAACCTATAGGTTTCATGAAACCATCttaaaacacaatacagttaTTAAACCATACACAGATGTCAGTCAGGAGGTGCTGTGTGCAGTAGAGGGTTTTCTTGTGACATCACTCTGTAATATTGCAGATTAGAGAGTCTGGGGAGGGGATGAAGTCAGGGCTTGACCCCCATCTGCACTgcaaactgtaaatgtgtgtgtgtatgtgtgtgtgtgtgtgtaattgtataATGCCAGAATCTCTCTTCCatggttatgtgtgtgtctctgtgttttttattttctattgtgTATTTGAGCAAGATATTGTACGTAACTTCTAAATGTAAAACTACAGTGGCATCAGATTGTAGTCAGAGGCGATATCTATTAATCCTTActctctgtgtcttttgttttattgatttacaTGCTGATCAGtacttacttaaaaaaaaaaacttgtttctAATGAGCCAACTGTGTCTGTTTTGAAGAAATACAAGGATATTGAGGGTGTGGTGAAGATAGAGGAGATGGACGGAGAGGAGCTAGTAAAAAAGTTTGctgaggagatggaggaaaTGCTTGGGAGGAAGATGAAATCTGTGAAGGTAATATTGATACATTCTGTAAAAGCAAACACATTTAACGGTGACCAATTGGACATGAGCTCTTCTGCAGACATGCCCTTGTTTAAACAAAGATtgaaaattgttgcagatttaTTGGCAGAGTGTATCCTTAACCTGCTGTATTTTATCTCAGAGGTTGGCAGAAGCAGCAGAGGATGCTGACCTTTATCACGAGTACAATGAAACACTGAAGGTATGTGACAATATGCTTCAATATGAGAACATTCACCTCTGTGCACAGTTTGTGACTTTTGAGCTCATACAATATATGCAGAGTATGTAACCACTGATTTATACCACCATAGTTTGACTACTATAATTCCATGCTGATCAACACGGTGGATGAGGATGGGAATCCGGTGCCTCTGGGGGGAGAattctcactggaaacaaatgagCACTTCAATAAAATGCCAGTCAACACACAACAGAGTAACATACAAGTCCCTACTAATGTCTACAACAGAGGTACAgaagcatgaacacacacacacacacatgcagcctgTATTTCCTTGCACATGCTTATATAACACATCTGATTGCCAGTAGAATATCaatttcattctttctctctctttctgtagaTCCAGATATTTTGAATGGAGCCTATATGTCCGAAGCTCTGAATGACGTGTTCGTTGATAACTTCCAGAAAGATCCAACTCTCACCTGGCAGTACTTTGGTAGCGCTACAGGCTTCTTCAGGCTGTACCCAGGTGCGTACACATCAGAGTCTCCTACGTTTAGGACAAAATCTCAGTATTCGCCTGTGTTGGCACAGTGTTAAGACGACATGAGCAGAGCTGTAGATAAACATCCAGCTATGCAAGCCAAACAGTATACTTACACCGCAACTGACAATGCAGGAAACTGTGATGAGTCAGTCTCAGCTACAATATGGCTGCTGGTGAATTCTctcctgtgtgggtgtgtatgtgtgtgtgagagaggagtAATTAGCGGAGGATTTGTGACACAGCTTGTTTTGCTCATCTGCTTCCTCACCCATCTCTTCCTAATTTGACAATCTGTCACTAGCCATCCATGCCTCCATTTGTTCATCCATCCATACATCCAACCAATCAGCCAAGCAGCAGTTTTCCATCTGAGCGTCAGCTTTTGCTAaatcaatctctctctttctctctctctccagggaTCCAGTGGATTCCAGATGAAAATGGTGTGGTCACCTTTGATTGCAGAAACAGAAACTGGTATGACTATATTCATGTCACCATTAGTTCTACTTCCTTATTGATGCCTTTTGAACGGTTGTAGCTCTTTGTGTAGTTTGTAAGTGCAAGATAGAGCTGCTCAGGATGCCTTCCTTCTGCACTGATGGGTGGCAGAAGAACCATGACAACACAGCTCAACCTGAAGCCCCAAACACCAGTTATGGGCCCTTACACTCCAAGTCAGCAGTCATTGAGTGCCATTAGACAATCAGTGTCTATGGCTGACCATCACATGTAGTTTTttcagtgtgagagagagagacagaaccaAGGTTTGACAGAGGCACACAGCATTTGATCTGGCCAGAGGCAGGCAACTCTGTTGCAGCACAGTTGGAAATATAGAAAAACAGATGAGTGTGTTAGGACTCTCATGAGCTGTGGCCGAACAAATCAGCTCTTTTCATCAACATTGAAAGTAGTTCTCTAACTCCTATTACCTTAAAGTGCCCCAATTATGGATGCAGCCTGTGTCAAAGACAACTGTGTACAGTACACAGTAATGTTGTAGGAAAGGTagcaaaagcacaggtgttaccaataacattaacgatggctctgttctattcaagtttcccagtaaaccatgacagtgtgacagtgagccagcatgcacaatatcaGGACccagaaactgaagcagctaaagcatcattcattttattgcttacacctgtgcttttcctactgtgacaagtcaaaatgtcttgcAGAATAAGAGCTGGATTACTGTTGTAATCACTTCCAGTAAATCAAGTTCCAGGAACTCTGTATGGTCCTCAGACAGAACATACTGTATCCTGGAAGGTGGAAATAAAGGAAGGAGCAAGACAGTTTGGATCTGGAATTGCCAATCACAGCTGCTCTAGGGGAAATCTCATTGATGTTAATGAGCTTGGAAAATCAGAGGATGATAATAAGGAGATCAAGAGAAGCATGGACGGAAGAACAGAGGAACAAATAAAAGGATAAGGCTTGAACTCTGCCGGTTCTGTTTGTCTGCCAGACTACTGGTAAAGAACGTACAGTCTAGTCTGTTCATGCCTGAGTGGTATTTGGTTGACATTATAATAAAGTCTTTACTGCTTCCTACCTcaactctctgtctctttctaggTATATCCAGGCAGCCACGTCACCAAAAGATGTGGTGATCGTGGTGGATGTCAGTGGCAGTATGAAGGGACTCAGACTGACCATAGCCAAACACACCATCAATACAATCCTGGACACACTGGGAGAAAATGATTTTGTTAACATCATAGCTGTCagtatatacaaacacacacacacacacacaaacacacacacacacactcacttacacaaaacagacagatacacacacatgagCAGACTAAGACTTACCAGAGGCTAAGTCTTAATGAGCATGACTTTGAGATTAACTTTgtgacacacatatacacagaaaaGCAAATTCACAGGTACAGTATAGAGACTGGGGTAAATACATGGAAAtagacacacagatgcaaataggcacaaatacacacatcaaACATTCACACCAGGCATTCATTTTCAGTAACATCAAAGCTTCaaaattcattttgtttttcagtttttcaggaTTTTGGCGGTGTGTAGCCCTACAACTACAAATCGGTGTAATAAGCATGGTTTATCCTggtattactgtgtgtgtaatcaTACGTCTGCTGCAAATCCGCTGCCCTTAAGCTGTTTTTACACAGAATTTAAAGCTACACTCCTTTCAATGGAGTGACCATGCAGCAAAATGAAAATCAGTGCtagagttttatttaaaaattagaTATCCTCAGACGGAAAAAGGGTTTAAATCCTGCTTTCTTGTAAGGAATAACATAATGTAATCTGACTTTGACCTTATATATATAGTAAACTACCCactataaaatatgaaaacaaaataacaaaaaataacatgttgacatacacacaaatagcTTCCAGGAATATAAACACCACATCCAAATTTCCACCTTTAACAtctgaaaaacagcaaacagtaGAACTGTAGAAAGTAAAAGGGACATGTAATACACATTTCAAATTAGTACAACatcattaaaatatttgaaCTTTCCTATATTCACATTATTACCTGTTAAATTGTTTCTGTGTTACACAATCAGATGTTGGCTggagtaaataaatgtaatattgttAAGGgatattgtgacatttttggGGGTAGTAAAACTTCAATAACTCTTAATCATCACCTGTTGATTAATCATGTCATGCTGATCATTGATTATAGGTTATATTTTTGGCTTCTCTCTCCAGTACAGTGACTATGTTCGCTATGTGGAGCCCTGCTTCAAGGGCATACTGGTACAAGCTGATCTGGATAACAgagaggtaacacacacacacacacacatacacaaacgcTCACAGCTAATTAATTCACTTAACCTCTGCTAACCTATTAATCGGTAGCTGTTATCTCACCAGTCCTCTAAAGACAAAGATTATGCTTTCATCACATCACAGGTAAAACATcacagtaaatgtgtgttatCGGGATTTAAACCTGTTTGTTAGAGGATTCAATGGTGAAACCTTCAAGTTCATGTGTGGTAAAAGTTGACTGTTGTGCTCTGACTCTACTAGTGTTTTAAGAATGCAGATATTTCCTGTCTCTTCCACTTCTCTGCATCTTCTCCCCCTCTTTTGTCTTCACTCTCCATCTCTTCTTTTTAATCTCCTCCACAAAGCCacacttctcttctcttctctcttcctttgcaCTTTTTATCTCTCAACATCTCACTCTCTTTTGTGAATTTACATGTAAGACACCATTAACATCTCATTGTTTcactgctttcttttcttttttcctcctcataCCAGCACCTGCTCAGTCTGCAcagtctttgtttgtgtgtgtgtgtgtgtgtgtgtgtgtgtgtgtgtgtgtgtgcactgtgtgttggatgtATGCCCTATTTTTACTCCCCTTCACATCATCGCAGATCAGGTGAGGTCACTGGCCGCTGACAATTTTAAGTAGGTCACATGACCTGTCAGTAAAGGATTTGATTGCTTGAATGCCTAGAGAGGCAGGCTGCAACAGAATGGGTTTACAGATGTTGGCTGACACACTTACGCATAAACTCATGTTggaacacatacatacacacacatttacaggaAGAAAATCTTCAGTTTTGTGGCTGTTATATAAGAGTTCTTACATTCCCAAACAAATATCTATCTTGTTTACTCCCACTGTAAGTCAGAACGAGTTTGCCCAAACTGTAAAAGAGACCAacgtgtgtttttaaaaatcattttatttatcgGTTTTGTCAAATATTGTGCAGGTGACTGGAGatacaaatcactgttttaaGAAAAGGGACACCAGCCATTCGTCATAGTGTGTgcgggtgtctgtgtgtgcatgttgatAAATCCTGATTACCTCCTGGTGTTGTAATGACTATGCCGTAATTGGTCAGTGTGCCAGGGAGCAGGGGATAATCCCTCCTCTACACTCTTTCACTCCCTCATgaactctctctccctctttttccgTGGTGACTTGCCTTCACCTGCATTTTACCAAAAGGGTAAGATCCATGGCTTAGTGACAATgtctatttgtttatttgttgtgtgtctctctgcagcaTTTCAAGCTTTTGGTTAAAGAGCTTCATGTCAAAGGAGAGGGCAAAGTGAAAAATGCAATGAAGGAGTCTTTCAAGATCCTCAACGAGGTTTGTGCCTCAACCACAGCAACTGTTAGGTCTTTACAATATACAGCATTGCTAGTAATGAAagtacattgtgtgtgtttgttaaggCTGCAGCGCTGGGCCAGGGCAGCCTGTGTAACCAGGCCATCATGCTGATAACAGACGGAGCCATGGAGGACTTCCAGGATGTTTTTGAAGAGTTCAACTGGCCAGAACGGCGGGTATGACACacgaatacacacacaagcatgaaCAACTAGCACACCATTTATATAAAGCTGTTTGGAGTACCAAATGAGTGGGGTTTATCACATCTcactatattttttaatatctcTCCAGGTTCGAGTGTTCACCTATCTGATTGGACGAGAGATGACATTTGCTGACAATGTTAAATGGATTGCCTGCAACAACAAGGGTAAAAACCAAATGGGGATGAATCATTAGCCTAAAGGTCAAAGAATCTGGTTTGTGACATAAAAGTTGCAAGTCTGAATCCCTGGTTCTGCCACAGAATGTGGAATAGGACGTTTGGGTAATTTCAGCAACAAGGCATTGCGTAATAGATGTGAAAACTATTGCAACCCCGCCATGTTGTTCTAAGCAAGAAATGAGGTTTGTTGGCTATCTGTGGTGTTCCCAGGTACTGCTGGATGGAACTGGGTATCAGGTGCTGCCCTCTTGTGAATTACATGCGGTCATGCAGCAGCTCAGGCCTGAAATTAATCACTTTATACTGCTCTGAGCACATCAAAAACCCCTGACTAAATACCTGATTATCAGAACAGATACACTGTAAACACATCcctggccaaaaaaaaaaaaaaaatcatatctgcatatgtgtgtgtgtgtctgtctgaatgtGTAATGGGTAACAGGTGCACTCCCTTCTGTTGCGTACACTGGCAGTTGCTTTTGCCAACAACAaaatatctgtcataaacagACAGCTTATTATTACACTCCTGTAAAAACCTTCTatatacagtttcagttttagttgaGTGAGCAGGTATACTTAATAATATTCACAGTAGCACTCTTCGTGAAACGTTACAAAGGGGAAAAAGgttgcacacattcacatattcaTACCTGGCAGCGCTTCAGTAGCCTGTTGTCACGGATAAGCTTCACTGCAGGTATCCCATTGACGTCATTGTCTCCCACTTGTAGAAATGCCATAAACCTTAGACTAAGCCAAGCATTAAAGAACGTCAAAAGCACATTTTTACTGATGGGAGGTTCAAGctgttttttcattaaaaaaagcttAGTGTTTTTTGGGAATACAAGGTTTTCTGAAGTCGGATAAATTAGTTTGCTGCTCTAAATTTAATACCCAAAGGCCAGAAGCagaaagataaaaataatatgGTGAACGTTTTCTTTGCTAAAATTTATGGGTCCTAGTTTTTCCATCTGAGTACAGTAATTTGTGATATAcggtgtgtgtatttgtgtgtcctGCAGGTTACTACACACACGTCTCCACACTTGCTGACGTCCAGGAAAACGTTATGGAATACCTCCATGTTCTCAGCCGGCCAATGGTCATCAACCACGATCATGACATCATCTGGACTGAGGCCTATATGGACAGTGTGGTCAGTCTGCTTCTCTCATTATTAGTGTGCTTGCTGGGCAATGCATGCTATTATCTTGCATCAATATAATCTGGCATCCGTAATCAAAATGTCAGACTCATTTAGGGTGTCTGTGCTGTTTTGGTAGTGATCCATTATAggctactgttttttttttttctggacagCAACAAagattaacattaaaatgcagtctctctgtctctcttcataaAAGCATTTAAAGCCATAGCAACCATGTACCCACCACCAACTACTGCACTAGCAATAGCTACAAACATTACCTTAGCAACAACCTAGCAACCACCTAGCACTGGCCTACTAACAGCAGAGAACACCTAGGCATTGATCTGAAAACCACTGAGACCATTCTATCGCCCTATAACCAACCTTGTAACACCATGCCAGACACCCTAACAACTACCTAGCAACCATCCTTGCAAACTATAGGAACACTGAAAAAGTATGTAGCAACCACTATTGGGCAAGTTACttgtacaatgtaataaattacTAATTACTCAAAAAGTTACATTACTTTAATGGAGAGCATAATCCTCCACTTTCTGGCAGTAGCCAAGCCCGACCTCCAGCCCCTGCAACAAGCTAGACAGGAAGAATCATGGTAAGACTTCAAAAACGCCCATTTCCTGAAATGATCAAAGTATAACTAACTGTAATGTTATTactgaattttaaattttaatccCTTATTGTATTTGTAACTGAACGAAGTAATCACATTACCGTAACACCTTTAGCAACAAACCATATAGCAATGCTCCAACAACTATTTAGCAACACACCAGCAAAAATCCAGTCCAAGCCAGTTTTGCTTAAGTAGAAATActaacattttctaaacaaTTCTAATTTTTCCTCTTCTAGTGCATCATTTGCTAGTTGCTACCCCACCTCTGCCtgcttatttttgtttctgtttctgcctttattttattatcttttcatCCGTACCATATGTGGCatatgttttcacatttcatgcTTGTTGTCTTTCCTCCCATTCATCTCCACCTTCAGTTCCCGAGCACACAAGAGGTAATCATATAACGTTACAGCTTTAGGTTTACCTTACTATGCTTTCTTTTTTAAGTAATGTTAGCCATATAAAATACAGATTATCTGTAACGTCTTGCTTAgccttttatttacagtttacagCTAACAGTTTCTAGTGGTCTCAAGTAACGTTAGTTTCTAACGTTAGTTAATCTAACTTTCCACCATTGCTTCAAATGCTAATTTCATCTGTTATCTTAGCTCATCCTCTAGTAAACTAGCCTTGTACTTAgctttcaattttattttattcttttgaaactttactactactacttgaCTTCACTACTTTACTCTTTATTTAACTCATTTCACAGaagcatattttttaaagttgagTGAACATTTCATAGCTTCTCTTTGCATGTCCTAACGTTTGTAAGACCTTAGCTCAGTTAATGTTCTTTGGTTCAGACAGATTTAACGTTACTAAATCTTTACTCTTTAAAGTCTTCCAATTCATCtccatttcacttcattttccACCTTTGGTCAACAGGAATTAACTCTACCAACTTGATTTAGACTTACATTTGTTTTCTCATAACTTAGCTAACTACTTTAGtttgtcaacaaaaacaacGTGGAGTAAGTCATTGTggctgtttttgtgtatgtgtgtaccaCAGCTGTTCAACACTCAGGCCCAGAGCCTGCTCCTTATGACCTCGGTAGCCATGCCTGTGTTCAGCAAGAAGAAAGAGACtgtaagttattaattttaATCACCATTACCCTCAACAGACATCACCTGAAACTTTGTATTTATGaacctgctgtgtgtttcctgtagttGTCTCATGGGATTCTGCTCGGAGTGGTAGGAACTGATGTGGCCTTAAGAGAACTGATGAGATTAGCTCCAAGATACAAGGTAAACCATCCACAATATATACTGTTTCTCGAACAAGGATGTAATACTGAAAATATACTCTGTATTGATTCTTCTCTGTGAAAGCCAATGACATTAGATTCATAATGTTAATTATCCACATTAATGATCTGTGTTGGTGCCCTATAGTGTAGTGTGGTGTGTCCaaatctttttctgtctcttcagctTGGTGTCCATGGTTACGCGTACCTCATCACCAACAACGGCTACATCCTATCTCATCCTGACCTACGACCTCTGGTACAGACAAAGATCGTATTTTACAGTGAATTATTGCAGCTGAGAAACTGTTTAAACTTTATAACCCTGCTTGACAGATTTGTTGCAATTAACCAAGGATAATAAAATGGGATAGGTTGTGAAAGACCTTTTTGACTGTTTagttgtttgtatgtttatgtgtgtgtgtgtgacagtataAGGAAGGGAAGAAGCTAAAGCCAAAACCCAACTATAACAGTGTTGATCTGTCAGAGGTGGAATGGGAAGACACTGAGGAGAAAGTgagtaacacacactcacacacacatttctctccttttcaattctctgttttctcttttctgtttgtcagtGTGAGTTGTGTTGTTCAGGATCCATAGCATGGTATGATGAAACAAGTGAAGAGCTGAGTTTTTGATGTCTTTGTTTCAGCTGAGGACAGCCATGGTTAAAGGAGAAACTGGAACGATGTCTTTAGACGTGAGAACTTCAGTGGATAAAGGAGTGAGTACTTTTGGTTTTTGTGAGCGTGCCCGTGTGTCAATATAGCAAGAGGAGCTGTGTTAAATAGTATATCAGCGATCagattttcctctctttcttcttgtggggttttattgtcttttcttGTATTATCCAaattttgtttccttgttttaCTAGTCCATTCATAAGTACaagctgtctttctttctctctgtgttcactattgtttttataaactctgtccctctctctgtctctcacagagGAGAGTGATGTTCCTGAAGAATGATTACTTCTACACTGTCATCAATGAGACACCATTCAGGTTTTTCTGATCACTTTCAACTTAACAGAATTATTTAAAGTATcaggttttaaaatattatatccACCATATCCAACAAAGCAATACCTCTCCCCTGTATGAAATAATGAATAGCAAAAACATAACCTCTATGTAAGTAATATCTCTTCTAGCCTAATATTCTGTCTAGCCTACACATTTGCTCAAGGACAACAAATGCTTATTGTTGGAAATAACAGTTATTATGAGCATGACTCattctgaaaatataaaaaaagtttttgtcaCAGTatatttgcctttttaaaacctttacatataatataataggAAGTAAGATAGCGTTCTCTTCTCTATGTTTGACAGTCTGGGTATAGTGTTGACTAGGGGATATGGAGAGTATATCTTCATCGGAAATGTCTCTGTTGAGGAGGGTAAGTCTTTCCCTTCTGTCTTAGTTtctctgtatttgtgtctgccttttttactctttctctcttatgtatttttttctt
Encoded here:
- the cacna2d4a gene encoding voltage-dependent calcium channel subunit alpha-2/delta-4 isoform X2 is translated as MSLRILWIGSLHFSKYYFTSQRKTTGGLMQIAAAAGMNCWSWGNAGNASKSDRSGPHRGRLMTLLWIILSSSLCLMVDGQMKISPETVQQWAVSFGKEIAALSARYSGAKLLQKKYKDIEGVVKIEEMDGEELVKKFAEEMEEMLGRKMKSVKRLAEAAEDADLYHEYNETLKFDYYNSMLINTVDEDGNPVPLGGEFSLETNEHFNKMPVNTQQSNIQVPTNVYNRDPDILNGAYMSEALNDVFVDNFQKDPTLTWQYFGSATGFFRLYPGIQWIPDENGVVTFDCRNRNWYIQAATSPKDVVIVVDVSGSMKGLRLTIAKHTINTILDTLGENDFVNIIAYSDYVRYVEPCFKGILVQADLDNREHFKLLVKELHVKGEGKVKNAMKESFKILNEAAALGQGSLCNQAIMLITDGAMEDFQDVFEEFNWPERRVRVFTYLIGREMTFADNVKWIACNNKGYYTHVSTLADVQENVMEYLHVLSRPMVINHDHDIIWTEAYMDSVFPSTQELFNTQAQSLLLMTSVAMPVFSKKKETLSHGILLGVVGTDVALRELMRLAPRYKLGVHGYAYLITNNGYILSHPDLRPLYKEGKKLKPKPNYNSVDLSEVEWEDTEEKLRTAMVKGETGTMSLDVRTSVDKGRRVMFLKNDYFYTVINETPFSLGIVLTRGYGEYIFIGNVSVEEGLHDLLAPDLTIASEWTYCETDIDPAHRKLSQLQAVVLYLTGKEPDLECDVLLLQQTLFDAVVTAPMEAYWTALMLNTSGMDEGVETAFLGTRSGLLRFQRYTGIEKRTAKSFLTSTDKENMFTLDHFPVWYRRAAEYPAGQFLYYMPRQETRDKFRDYEADYSATLSAEGGRKRREADEEDEGRIVIATTAVTVTVSKKTAIAGAIGVQMTLEVIESRFWAIAAQPSDTDCSNVEGTCPLRCDSFDIECYVIDNNGFVLISKQRNDAGRFFGEVDGSVMTTLIRMGMFKRVSLFDYQAMCKMNLHSVSSARPLLSPFYGLASALKWFLSNFLLFLLEFNICGFWHTEHFADAKPSFSVSSAQKKKGDILQPCDTEYPSFVYEPSVKETNSIIKCGRCQKMFVVQQIPESNLLMLVVQADCDCSRQYPPITMEPKEVKYNASVKCDRMRSQKIRRRPESCHAYHPQENANDCGGAVVISLSASLFLTCLSFSSLVS
- the cacna2d4a gene encoding voltage-dependent calcium channel subunit alpha-2/delta-4 isoform X8 yields the protein MSLRILWIGSLHFSKYYFTSQRKTTGGLMQIAAAAGMNCWSWGNAGNASKSDRSGPHRGRLMTLLWIILSSSLCLMVDGQMKISPETVQQWAVSFGKEIAALSARYSGAKLLQKKYKDIEGVVKIEEMDGEELVKKFAEEMEEMLGRKMKSVKRLAEAAEDADLYHEYNETLKFDYYNSMLINTVDEDGNPVPLGGEFSLETNEHFNKMPVNTQQSNIQVPTNVYNRDPDILNGAYMSEALNDVFVDNFQKDPTLTWQYFGSATGFFRLYPGIQWIPDENGVVTFDCRNRNWYIQAATSPKDVVIVVDVSGSMKGLRLTIAKHTINTILDTLGENDFVNIIAYSDYVRYVEPCFKGILVQADLDNREHFKLLVKELHVKGEGKVKNAMKESFKILNEAAALGQGSLCNQAIMLITDGAMEDFQDVFEEFNWPERRVRVFTYLIGREMTFADNVKWIACNNKGYYTHVSTLADVQENVMEYLHVLSRPMVINHDHDIIWTEAYMDSVFPSTQELFNTQAQSLLLMTSVAMPVFSKKKETLSHGILLGVVGTDVALRELMRLAPRYKLGVHGYAYLITNNGYILSHPDLRPLYKEGKKLKPKPNYNSVDLSEVEWEDTEEKLRTAMVKGETGTMSLDVRTSVDKGRRVMFLKNDYFYTVINETPFSLGIVLTRGYGEYIFIGNVSVEEGLHDLLAPDLTIASEWTYCETDIDPAHRKLSQLQAVVLYLTGKEPDLECDVLLLQQTLFDAVVTAPMEAYWTALMLNTSGMDEGVETAFLGTRSGLLRFQRYTGIEKRTAKSFLTSTDKENMFTLDHFPVWYRRAAEYPAGQFLYYMPRQETRGRIVIATTAVTVTVSKKTAIAGAIGVQMTLEVIESRFWAIAAQPSDTDCSNVEGTCPLRCDSFDIECYVIDNNGFVLISKQRNDAGRFFGEVDGSVMTTLIRMGMFKRVSLFDYQAMCKMNLHSVSSARPLLSPFYGLASALKWFLSNFLLFLLEFNICGFWHTEHFADAKPSFSVSSAQKKKGDILQPCDTEYPSFVYEPSVKETNSIIKCGRCQKMFVVQQIPESNLLMLVVQADCDCSRQYPPITMEPKEVKYNASVKCDRMRSQKIRRRPESCHAYHPQENANDCGGAVVISLSASLFLTCLSFSSLVS